Within Wyeomyia smithii strain HCP4-BCI-WySm-NY-G18 chromosome 2, ASM2978416v1, whole genome shotgun sequence, the genomic segment GGTAATGATTGTTGTAACCAGGTTTCAATTTAATTGCAATTTTTGGGTTGGTTTTACCGGTTTCTTTTTTAACAAACTCTCGTAGCAGTGGAGGCATATCAATTTCAAGAGGGATTACTTTTTCATCTTGCGGCGTGTTTACCCGGCAGTAAGATTCCTCTTCGTGTTTGTGCAGTAACCGGTAGTCGGCTTTATATGAAACGCTCTCGATCACAGCTGGCTTTGGATATGTTCGGCCACGGAAAGTTTTTTCCACCGTAACTTTCACCTTACGAGTTTCCTACGTTGCAAAAATAAAGCTTACAGTTTGGGGTTtggtgcaaaaattgaattattcACCTCATTCGGAAGAGCCTCAACCTTCAAAATGCGCATGTAGCTGGGTTCTGTGTATCGCTCGAACATGCTTCTAACCACCACACGACCAACACCGAAGTTTTTAAGATTGCCCACGATTTCCcataatgtttttccattgaaatcgGTGGTTCGTCCAATATATTTGATGACTGACATAATTTGTATAAGAAAAGTTCAACGAAACGTGAAAATACGGACAATACACAGtaatttgtatatttttatcTATTATGTAAACTTGCTTGCTCAAAACTCAAATTTTGTTTACGTATTTATGGCCATTCCGGCCATAAAACTGTTGGGATGGACAAACGCGAGAAACTTCAAACTGTGCGGCGTGTTTCAATATTGCGTAATCTGCCTTGACATATCTAGCTTGTAGGGATGGCAAAAGCAACGATACTTGATAAGTAATACgttagtttgaaaaaaaaacctttttttattttcagcaaatttgtagAGAATAAAAAACAGAACATGTTAACAAATTCAGTtcacttttatttattttaacatgataaaataaataaaagtgaAAACGAAGTAACGAAGATTCGCTGGTTGTCCcgaggggtaagacagtgagtaaattcgaggttttccgagtttttctgagGAAACCTgtaaaataaagagcaaatctgagcaactctcgtgtctctgaatattCATCCCTAATCTTTTTTCCACCGCAAATATACAtatgaatgttgctcggtcccaccgttcatatatatttcttgctttcaagataatcaaagatgtgaatcatctgaaaatttcgtagtaatattgagtaaattggAGTAACTCCCAAGTAAAAGAGCAACTCAGATAAAAGTGagaaaatttgagtttttctgagaaaacgtgaaaaataaagagcaaatctgagtaactctcgtgtctctgaaaatccatccttaaacctttcccccaccgcgaatataaatatgaatgttactcggtCTCACTGCTCATATATTTTTCCTGTTCtcaaggtaatcgaagatgtgaatcatctggaaatttcgg encodes:
- the LOC129722070 gene encoding uncharacterized protein LOC129722070, translated to MSVIKYIGRTTDFNGKTLWEIVGNLKNFGVGRVVVRSMFERYTEPSYMRILKVEALPNEETRKVKVTVEKTFRGRTYPKPAVIESVSYKADYRLLHKHEEESYCRVNTPQDEKVIPLEIDMPPLLREFVKKETGKTNPKIAIKLKPGYNNHYRLARDNEEANVEVTMGIGKPASPSLYAGCGI